A segment of the Candidatus Pelagisphaera phototrophica genome:
GAAATATTAATCTACATCAAAAACTAAAATCGATTGAGACGAAATGGGAACGCGAATTACAACATCCCACTTCTAAAATTGTAGATAACTGGGAGAGCCCTCTTCAAGGCAAGGTAACCAAACGTCGCGAGCTGAGGAATTAAAAGAGGTGCCGATCGCTAGACGCGGTCCCTTAGAAATTGGTCTGATTGACCGTAGTGGAGGTTCTAACTCAATCGTCCAACAATCGATTTCTCTGCAAATGCATCGTTTCGAGAAAATTCTCGATTCAGGGATTACCAAGGTAAAGACCGAGCTACTGGAAAACAAGACGCCAGCCCTTTTCTCGATTGAATGCAAAGGCGACTTAGCCTTCCAACTTGAATATCATTGTTGAGCAGGGAGGGAGCGTGAATTCTGCCGACTGGGGAAGCTCGTCAAACGGATCAGCTTCCGACGCTAATCCAGAGCCGTTACCCGAATTGCTTCCTCCATAAAAGCTGGAGTTTGTGTTTAGAATCTCTCTCCAAAAGCCGGGACGCGGCAGCCCAATCCGATAATTCGTACGCTCGATAGGCGTAAAGTGGGCTACAACCAGGACCATGTTGTGCCCGTCAGGAGCGGTTCGCGAATAGCTGATCACGCTCGCCTCGGAATCCCAGCAAGCGACCCATCGAAAGCTGTTTGAGTCAAAATCGGTTTCAGCCAACGCTGGCTCGCTTCGGTAAAGCTTGTTCAAGTCCCGAATCAGATCCGAGATCCCCGAATGGTCTTTGTACTTGAACAGATGCCATTGGAGGCTGCCTGCATAGTTCCATTCTTCGGACTGCCCAAACTCCGAACCCATAAACAGCAGCTTCTTTCCCGGATAGGCCCACATGTGGCCGTAAAGCGCCCGAAGTGTCTGAGACTTCTCCGCTATTGAACCTGCCCCCATCTTTAGCAGCATCGACTTTTTCCCGTGGGTGACCTCGTCATGCGAGAAAACCATAATGAAGTTTTCGGCATACTGATAAAGCATGCCAAAGGTAAGATTTCCTTGATGATACTTTCGATGGATAGGGTCTTTTTCAAAATAAAGCAGATTATCGTGCATCCAGCCCATATTCCACTTAAGATCAAACCCCAGGCCACCTTCTTCCGTCGATTTTGTTACACCTGCGAAGGACGTCGACTCTTCCGCGATCATCAAGACCCCCGGATGGTATTTATGGACCAGGTTGTTCGCTTCCTTAATGAAAGCAATCGCCTCCAAATTTTCATTACCGCCATACTTATTCGGGATCCACTCTCCTTCCTCTCTAGAATAGTCGAGATAGAGCATAGAGGCAACTGCGTCGACCCGGAGCCCGTCTATATGAAAGTATTCTAGCCAAGCTAAAGCGTTAGACACGAGAAAGCATCGCACTTCATGGCGTCCGTAGTTAAAAATCAATGTCCCCCAGTCCTGGTGAGCCCCAAGGCGCGGGTCCTCGTGCTCGTAAAGATGGGTTCCATCAAAGGTTGCTAAAGCGAAAGTGTCTCTCGGAAAGTGAGCGGGAACCCAATCCACTATAACCCCGATCCCTCGCTGGTGCATATAGTCGATAAACGCCTTGAAGTCGTCTGGTGTGCCAAATCGCTGCGTCGGAGCGAAATAACCAGTAACTTGATACCCCCAGCTTCCGTCATAGGGATGCTCCGCAACGGGCATCAGTTCAATATGGGTAAAGCCTCGTTCTAGAATATATTCAGCCAATTCCTTGGCGAGCTCCTCATAAGTTAACGGTCGGTTATCCTCTTCCCATCTACGCTTCCACGAACCCAAATGGACTTCATAAACCGACATGGGTTTGTCCAGGGCTTGCCTTGACTGGCGTTCACCGAGCCACTCTTTGTCACCCCATTCATATTTGCCGTGATCATAAACGATGGTGGCATTATTCGGCGGTGCCTCAAAGTAGGCGCCGTACGGATCCGTTTTTAGGAAGAGTCCTCCTCCCTTACCAACCAGTTCGTACTTGTACATCTCACCGACCCGCAAACCGGGAATGAAGAGTTCCCAAACCCCACTGGAGCCCAAAATCCGCATGGGGTGGTAGCGTCCATCCCAGTTATTGAAGCTCCCCACAACTGAAACGCTAGTCGCATTTGGCGCCCACACGGCAAAGCTAACTCCAGGAACCCCATCAACCAATCTCGGCCGAGACCCTAGCTTTTCGAAAATTCGGTGCTCGTTGCCCTCGTTAAATAAATAGAGGTCCGATTCGCCCATCGTCGGCAGAAAGGAGTAGGGATCATAAAATTGGCGAATCTCCAAATCGCTCGTCTCCACTCTCAAGCGATATTCGAAAACTTCGTCGCTACCCTCGATGAACCCTTCAAAAAATCCGTCCTCGCTCAATCGCTCCATTGGGTAGCAGATCAGGGCCTCATTCTCGATGTCGACCACTTCGCAACTCTTAGCGTCACTCACAAAAGCCCGCACCACGAGGCCTGGCTTCCCTTTAACTTTGGCAGGATGCATTCCAAGCGTCCCATGGGGTGTGCTCATCTGGGCTTTCCGAAAGGCTTCGAGTTCTTTTTTAGCAATGATCATGGGCGATTGTCCCTGCCCGCAGACTATAGTTGAGGACGATTTTAGTTTCCGATGGCACCCCTACACCACTGACTCAAGACAATAAGTTGCAATGCTAGCGACAATTTCCTTGTCCGGCTCAACTTATTCCTGAGCAAGCGTTCAAATCAATTCCCTTCCAATTATCAGCCTTGCGTCGTCAAGACCCCGCCTCTAATCCTTCCAAAGACCATGGCCAGAATCCTGAATCACAACGCTTGGCGCCTTGTCGCGACAGGTCTAATTCTTTCCGCTTTTTGTGTCACAGCGCTTGCTCAATCTGAAGGATTCGACGCTACACTAAGCACTCCGATCGTCATTGATACGAATACCGGGGACCTAGTTGCATCAGAGAACGCCCAGCTTTCCTACGGCGACTGGCTCGTTTCAGCGGATGAAATTCGGCTCAATCGCCAAACAAATCGGGCCATCGCGACCGGAAACGTCATATTTACCCGTTACGACATTCGGCTCGTCGCCGATCTTCTCGACTACAGTTTGAACGATCAGCAGGCCCGCGCAGAAAACTTTCGGGTCGGAAATGGAAAGTACTTCGTCTCCGGCAGCTTGCTGGTTGGAAATCCAAACAACTTCAAATTTGAGAATATCAACTTCCATCCAGGTGAACCTGGCACTTACTTGTTTAAAGCAAGGGCCAATGAGATTGCGATCGTGGATCAAAAGGAAATCCAGGGAAAACGCATCTCATTCAAGCTTGGGGTCGTTCCTTTTTTCATCATCCCCAACGTATCCCAGCCGATCGATGCGGAACGAAATATTTTCAATGCGAATCTCGACTACTCGGGCCATATTGGAGGTTCCATCGGAGGTGAAGCGCGGGTCCCGATCAATTCCAACTTTCGAGCGGGGGGCAACCTGGCTTTAACGACTAAACGGGGAATTCTTGCAGGACCCGCTTTCGAATACAACTTTGGCGAAAGTGAAAACACGAGTTTCGGATCGTTTACTTCTGGATTCATTGACGATTCGCTCGAGGAAATCGCTCCTGATCTAATAACAGGGAATCCAATTGATGATGAACGCTTTTTCGCCGAGTGGCAACACAACCAAAACTGGGGCGAACGCGGAGCATTGACTGCCTATGGACGATGGTGGTCTGACAGCGAGGTCACTAGAGAATTCAACGAAGACTCGTTTGACGAGATGCAAGACCCTGACACGTATATAGAAGCTAACTACAGCGGTGAAAACTGGCAGACGACCCTCTTTTCAAGGATCAGCCCCAACCATTTCCAGAACTTCACGGAGAGACTTCCCGAACTGAGATTCGACTTCTTCCCAACTCAAATTGCCAAAGGGCTCACCCACAGCGGTAGCATTTCCTTCGCCAAACTCCGCAACGACAGGCTCAGTGAGTTCCCGATTAAGAGCGGAGCCGACCGGGTAGACGCTTATTACGGCTTTCGACACACTCGACCGCTAAAATCAGGGGTCACTCTAACCACAAAAGCTGGGGTCAAAGCGATTCACTACTTTGACAACATGGTAGGGACCGAGGCCAGTGACTTTGGTCTATTCTCTCCCTATCGCCTGACGCCCCTATCGATTTTCGACGACTACACGCATGCTCTTCCACGGCCATCAATGAAAGAGGGAACACGTGGATATGGTGATCTAGGATTCGATTTGAAATTCACCGCCTACAGTCAAAGGGAATTCAAGAACGAGGTCTGGAATATCGACGGTATTCGGCATATTTTCGAACCCGTCATTTCCTACCGCTACGCCCCAGATCTCGATAGCAATACTGCGAATGCCACTTTTGACATCCCAGCCTTTTCCAATTACTTGACTCCGATCGATCTGG
Coding sequences within it:
- a CDS encoding LptA/OstA family protein gives rise to the protein MARILNHNAWRLVATGLILSAFCVTALAQSEGFDATLSTPIVIDTNTGDLVASENAQLSYGDWLVSADEIRLNRQTNRAIATGNVIFTRYDIRLVADLLDYSLNDQQARAENFRVGNGKYFVSGSLLVGNPNNFKFENINFHPGEPGTYLFKARANEIAIVDQKEIQGKRISFKLGVVPFFIIPNVSQPIDAERNIFNANLDYSGHIGGSIGGEARVPINSNFRAGGNLALTTKRGILAGPAFEYNFGESENTSFGSFTSGFIDDSLEEIAPDLITGNPIDDERFFAEWQHNQNWGERGALTAYGRWWSDSEVTREFNEDSFDEMQDPDTYIEANYSGENWQTTLFSRISPNHFQNFTERLPELRFDFFPTQIAKGLTHSGSISFAKLRNDRLSEFPIKSGADRVDAYYGFRHTRPLKSGVTLTTKAGVKAIHYFDNMVGTEASDFGLFSPYRLTPLSIFDDYTHALPRPSMKEGTRGYGDLGFDLKFTAYSQREFKNEVWNIDGIRHIFEPVISYRYAPDLDSNTANATFDIPAFSNYLTPIDLEDRRDIDSIGEHQITRVEFRNRIQTKDEEYGSRDLARLDFAIDYLVDDFNQGKDFSDFVSDIEITPAPWLELDFFSRYSIEDSFTRELNTSVAITDPGYWKVGFGNHFLRSHIEQYFAFCEYSLNENLKLYAVAKFDQKSDTYYEQRIGFMQRALEKYGIKYELRFYEGNRRESDFGVRIGIDLFDE
- the glgB gene encoding 1,4-alpha-glucan branching protein GlgB, giving the protein MIIAKKELEAFRKAQMSTPHGTLGMHPAKVKGKPGLVVRAFVSDAKSCEVVDIENEALICYPMERLSEDGFFEGFIEGSDEVFEYRLRVETSDLEIRQFYDPYSFLPTMGESDLYLFNEGNEHRIFEKLGSRPRLVDGVPGVSFAVWAPNATSVSVVGSFNNWDGRYHPMRILGSSGVWELFIPGLRVGEMYKYELVGKGGGLFLKTDPYGAYFEAPPNNATIVYDHGKYEWGDKEWLGERQSRQALDKPMSVYEVHLGSWKRRWEEDNRPLTYEELAKELAEYILERGFTHIELMPVAEHPYDGSWGYQVTGYFAPTQRFGTPDDFKAFIDYMHQRGIGVIVDWVPAHFPRDTFALATFDGTHLYEHEDPRLGAHQDWGTLIFNYGRHEVRCFLVSNALAWLEYFHIDGLRVDAVASMLYLDYSREEGEWIPNKYGGNENLEAIAFIKEANNLVHKYHPGVLMIAEESTSFAGVTKSTEEGGLGFDLKWNMGWMHDNLLYFEKDPIHRKYHQGNLTFGMLYQYAENFIMVFSHDEVTHGKKSMLLKMGAGSIAEKSQTLRALYGHMWAYPGKKLLFMGSEFGQSEEWNYAGSLQWHLFKYKDHSGISDLIRDLNKLYRSEPALAETDFDSNSFRWVACWDSEASVISYSRTAPDGHNMVLVVAHFTPIERTNYRIGLPRPGFWREILNTNSSFYGGSNSGNGSGLASEADPFDELPQSAEFTLPPCSTMIFKLEG